TGGCCTTCTCGAGGCCGGCGAGGTACGCGTTGATGACCGCGCGGTAGCGGGCGAGCGAGAAGATCAGGGTCACGTTGACCGAGATGCCGGAGCCGATGACCTCGGTGATCGCCTCGAGGCCCTCGACGGTCGCGGGGATCTTGATCATCGCGTTGGGGCGGTCGACCTTGGCCCAGAGGGCCTTGGCCTGCTCGATGGTGCCCTGCGCGTCGTGCGCGAGGCCCGGCTCGACCTCGATCGAGACGCGGCCGTCGTAGCCGTGGGACGCGTCGTAGATCGGGCGGAAGATGTCGGACGCGGCGGCGACGTCGTCGGTCGTGATCTCGAAGACGGCGTCGGTCACCGAGGCGCCGGAGGCGGCGAGCTCGCGCACCTGGGCGTCGTAGGACTCGCCGTTCGCGAGGGCCGCGGCGAAGATCGTGGGGTTGGTGGTGACTCCGACGACGTTCTTCTCGTCGATCAGCTTCTGCAGTCCTCCGGAGGAGATGCGCGAGCGCGACAGGTCGTCGAGCCAGATGCTGACGCCGGCGGCGGAGAGCTCTGCGGTGGGGGTGTTCTCAGTCATGTCTCTTCTTCTTCGTGCGTAGGTGGAACGGGTAGCGGGGGGAGTCGTCGGGCTGACGGCGAAGGCCGCGTCCGTGGTGGACGCGGCCTTCGGGGTCAGGAAGCCTCGATCGACTCCTTCGCGGCGGTGAGGGCCGCGTCGGTGGTGATCCCGAACTCGCGGAACAGGGTCTTGTAGTCGGCGGAGGCGCCGAAGTGCTCGATGGAGACCGAGCGGCCGGCGTCGCCGACGTACTTCTGCCAGCCGAGGCTCAGTCCGGCCTCGATCGACACGCGCGCCTTCACGGAGGAGGGGAGCACCTTCTCGCGGTACTCCGCGTCCTGCTCCTCGAACCACTCGAGCGAGGGAGCCGAGACGACGCGGGCGTTGACGCCCTCGCCCTTCAGCAGCTCGCGCGCCTCGACGGCGATCTGCAGCTCGGAGCCGGTGGCGATGAAGATGACGTCCGGGGTGCCGTTCGGGGCCTCGGCCAGGATGTACGCGCCGCGGGCGACGTTCGAGGCGTGAGCGAAGGTCTCGCCCTCGGCCTCGCCCTCGCCGCGCTCGAACACCGGGATGTTCTGACGGGTGAGCGCCAGACCGGCCGGTCCCTCACGGCGCTCCAGGATGGTCTTCCAGGCGTAGGCGACCTCGTTCGCGTCGCCGGGGCGGACGATGTCCAGTCCCGGGATCGCGCGCAGGGCGGCCAGCTGCTCGACCGGCTGGTGCGTCGGGCCGTCCTCGCCGAGGGCGACGGAGTCGTGCGTCCAGACGTAGATCGCCGGCGCCTTCATGAGCGCGGCGAGACGGACAGCCGGGCGCATGTAGTCGGAGAAGATCAGGAACGTGCCGCCGAAGGGGCGGGTGTTGCCGTGCAGGACGATGCCGTTGAGGATCGCGCCCATGGCGTGCTCGCGGATGCCGAAGTGCAGCACGCGGCCGCCCTTCTTGCCGGTCCACTCGTGCGTCGAGAACTCCGTCGGGACGAAGGAGCCCGCTCCCTCGATCGTCGTGTTGTTCGACTCGGCGAGGTCGGCGGAGCCGCCCCAGAGCTCGGGCACGACGCCGGCGAGGGCGTTGATGACCTTGCCGGACGCGGCGCGGGTCGAGACCTCCTTGCCGGGCTCGAAGACCGGCAG
The genomic region above belongs to Rathayibacter sp. VKM Ac-2759 and contains:
- the tal gene encoding transaldolase encodes the protein MTENTPTAELSAAGVSIWLDDLSRSRISSGGLQKLIDEKNVVGVTTNPTIFAAALANGESYDAQVRELAASGASVTDAVFEITTDDVAAASDIFRPIYDASHGYDGRVSIEVEPGLAHDAQGTIEQAKALWAKVDRPNAMIKIPATVEGLEAITEVIGSGISVNVTLIFSLARYRAVINAYLAGLEKAKEAGIDLSTIHSVASFFVSRVDTEIDKRLEAVGTDEARALKSKSGVANAQLAYEVFVEAFATERALLLQESGANRQRPLWASTGVKSTDLPDTLYVTELVAAGVVNTMPEKTLEATFDHGEITGDTVTGSYADANAVLDAVAAQGVSYADVTELLEKEGVEKFIVSWNELLDTVTAALEGAKAQA